The following proteins are co-located in the Phoenix dactylifera cultivar Barhee BC4 unplaced genomic scaffold, palm_55x_up_171113_PBpolish2nd_filt_p 000077F, whole genome shotgun sequence genome:
- the LOC103715085 gene encoding kinesin-like protein KIN-13A, with protein MGGQVQQSNAAAAAAALYDHHPSGAVGDAGDAVMARWLQSAGLQHLASPLASADQRMLPNLLMQGYGPQTVEEKQKLFKLLRNLNFNMESGTEPYTPGAAGASDGFYSPELRGEFGAGLLDLHAMDDTELLSEHVMSEPFEPSPFMHTRGFDNDDGAVPSKQQGLADSNIRSSVSEREISTKESNVAKIKVVVRKRPLNKKEISRKEDDIVTVHNNAFLTVYEPKLKVDLTAYVEKHEFCFDAVLGEHVTNDEVYRETVEPIIPTIFQRTKATCFAYGQTGSGKTYTMKPLPLRAVEDIVRLLRQPYYHNQNFKLWLSYFEIYGGKLFDLLCDRRKLCMREDGKQQVCIVGLQEFEVSDVQIVKDFIEKGNAARSTGSTGANEESSRSHAILQLAIKKHKEVVDTRRQKDGNESKGGKVIGKISFIDLAGSERGADTTDNDRQTRIEGAEINKSLLALKECIRALDNDQIHIPFRGSKLTEVLRDSFVGNSKTVMISCISPNAGSCEHTLNTLRYADRVKSLSKSGNPRKDQATGSLVPSGKESASASSFIFSVESEDLHEQNQEVKVAELPRRNAESFSYNSTSELDRNSSSMMSNYTHNGREESGATSGSFERERVDIKSSQSSYNKKLYSSVQNSFDNQDEEKVSKVSPPRRKVSREEKSEKTNNWSRKDTASELPVAGRKQQQMFDSVSNISSRQYEQEVSCNDGEIDALLEEEEALMAAHRKEIENTMEIVREEMNLLAEVDQPGSRIDNYVTQLSFVLSRKAAGLVSLQARLARFQHRLKEQEILSRKKAPR; from the exons ATGGGTGGCCAGGTGCAGCAGAGCAACGCcgctgcggcggcggcggctctgtACGACCACCACCCCAGCGGAGCCGTCGGGGACGCCGGGGACGCGGTCATGGCGCGGTGGCTCCAGTCCGCCGGGCTCCAGCACCTGGCTTCGCCTCTGGCTTCCGCCGACCAGCGCATGCTCCCCAATCTGCTCATGCAG GGTTATGGACCACAGACTGTTGAGGAGAAGCAGAAGCTCTTTAAACTTTTAAGGAATTTGAACTTTAACATGGAGTCTGGCACAGAGCCATACACCCCAGGAGCAGCTGGTGCATCTGATGGCTTTTATTCACCTGAGCTGAGAGGGGAATTTGGAGCTGGCCTTTTGGATCTTCATGCTATGGATGACACCGAACTTCTTTCTGAA CATGTAATGTCAGAGCCATTTGAGCCATCACCGTTCATGCATACCAGGGGTTTTGATAATGATGATGGTGCAGTGCCTAGCAAGCAACAAGGGCTGGCCGATAGCAATATTAGATCTTCAGTCAGTGAAAGAGAAATTAGCACAAAAGAGAGCAATGTAGCCAAGATTAAAGTTGTG GTACGTAAAAGGCCTTTGAACAAGAAGGAGATTTCTCGGAAAGAGGATGATATTGTAACCGTACATAATAATGCATTTTTAACTGTTTATGAGCCTAAGTTAAAG GTGGACTTGACTGCATATGTGGAGAAGCATGAGTTTTGTTTTGATGCAGTTCTGGGTGAGCATGTTACAAATGATGAG GTATATCGTGAGACTGTGGAACCGATTATACCGACCATTTTTCAGAGAACAAAAGCCACATGTTTTGCTTATGGTCAAACAG GTAGTGGGAAGACATACACAATGAAACCTTTGCCTCTCAGAGCTGTAGAAGACATTGTTCGATTGTTGCGTCAACCATACTACCAtaatcaaaatttcaaattgtGGCTCAGCTATTTTGAGATATATGGGGGGAAACTTTTTGATCTTCTTTGCGATAGGAG GAAACTCTGCATGAGGGAAGATGGAAAGCAACAAGTTTGTATTGTTGGATTGCAGGAATTTGAAGTCTCAGATGTTCAGATTGTTAAGGATTTCATTGAGAAAGGAAATGCTGCACGTAGTACAGGTTCTACAGGAGCCAATGAAGAATCATCAAGATCTCATGCCATCTTGCAACTTGCCATTAAGAAGCACAAAGAGGTAGTTGACACCAGAAGGCAGAAAGATGGCAATGAATCTAAGGGTGGCAAGGTTATCGGGAAGATCTCTTTTATTGATCTTGCTGGAAGTGAGCGTGGTGCTGATACTACAGACAATGATCGTCAGACACG AATTGAAGGAGCAGAAATAAATAAGAGCCTTTTGGCTTTGAAGGAATGCATCCGTGCCCTAGACAATGATCAAATTCATATTCCGTTCCGTGGGAGCAAACTGACAGAGGTGCTTCGTGACTCTTTTGTCGGCAATTCAAAGACTGTTATGATTTCTTGCATTTCCCCAAATGCAGGCTCTTGTGAACATACCCTTAATACCTTAAGATATGCTGATAG GGTTAAAAGTCTCTCCAAGAGCGGTAATCCTAGAAAAGATCAAGCTACTGGATCATTAGTACCTTCTGGCAAGGAATCAGCTTCAGCATCATCTTTTATTTTCTCAGTTGAATCCGAGGATCTTCATGAGCAAAATCAAGAGGTGAAAGTGGCGGAGCTGCCAAGGAGAAATGCGGAAAGTTTTTCATATAATTCCACATCAGAGCTTGATAGGAATTCATCCAGTATGATGTCAAATTACACCCATAATGGAAGGGAAGAAAGTGGAGCAACATCAGGCTCATTTGAGAGGGAGAGGGTTGACATAAAAAGCAGTCAAAGCAGTTACAATAAGAAGTTATATTCTTCTGTTCAGAACTCATTTGACAACCAGGATGAAGAAAAAGTATCAAAGGTCTCTCCACCTCGTAGAAAAGTTTCTAGGGAAGAAAAATCTGAAAAAACGAACAATTGGTCAAGAAAAGACACTGCAAGTGAATTACCTGTCGCAGGCCGTAAGCAGCAACAAATGTTTGACTCTGTTTCTAACATTTCATCAAGGCAATATGAACAGGAAGTTTCATGTAATGATGGTGAAATCGATGCCTTACTCGAG GAAGAAGAGGCTCTTATGGCAGCTCATAGAAAAGAAATTGAAAATACAATGGAGATAGTGCGCGAA GAGATGAATTTGTTGGCAGAGGTTGACCAACCAGGAAGCCGCATCGATAACTATGTGACACAGTTAAGTTTTGTGCTCTCTCGCAAGGCTGCAGGCCTGGTTAGCCTTCAAGCCCGATTGGCAAGGTTCCAGCATCGCCTAAAAGAGCAGGAGATCCTTAGCCGCAAGAAGGCACCACGATAG